The following are encoded together in the uncultured Sphaerochaeta sp. genome:
- a CDS encoding peptidoglycan bridge formation glycyltransferase FemA/FemB family protein: protein MNLTVQEKDPAGLYDTPLLHQSYFWSQVKESQGYHTKAFDIKTPLSELNGKPGSSYVLDDILVQLIPVSRYQSIGYVPYGPVLNPDEERMGPFLEELSMNLQEKLPSHCLLLRYDLPWQSIWEEDDDVSLSLQNLRLNWGTNNKQLRKAVSNQLPSDTMFVNLLGSEEQILARMHHKTRYNIRLAQRKGIEVRQVGRDYLDTFYSLYEETCVRNRITLHDRSYFDALYRAEDEGAEIVLLMAFFDGLPLSAMFLSRSARRATYLYGASSSKMRNSMSTYALQWHAIQLAKRWGCTEYDLFGVAPTGGMNHPLSGLYSFKKGFGGTTFHRMGCWDFAYDEEQASQLFAYEMVGEGYHLR from the coding sequence ATGAATCTCACGGTTCAGGAAAAAGATCCTGCTGGTCTCTATGATACCCCTCTGCTGCATCAATCGTATTTCTGGTCTCAAGTGAAGGAGAGCCAAGGATACCACACCAAAGCATTTGATATAAAAACACCGCTTTCTGAACTTAACGGGAAACCAGGCTCCTCCTATGTCCTGGATGACATCCTTGTCCAGTTGATACCGGTCAGTCGTTACCAAAGTATTGGTTATGTCCCCTATGGACCGGTATTGAATCCTGATGAGGAGCGGATGGGTCCCTTCCTGGAAGAGCTCTCGATGAACTTACAAGAAAAGTTACCTTCCCATTGTCTTCTGCTTCGCTATGACCTTCCCTGGCAATCGATCTGGGAAGAGGATGATGATGTTTCCCTCTCCCTGCAGAATCTTCGACTCAACTGGGGGACAAACAACAAGCAACTAAGAAAGGCAGTCTCGAACCAGCTTCCCAGTGATACCATGTTTGTGAATCTTCTGGGGAGTGAAGAACAGATACTCGCTCGAATGCATCATAAAACCCGTTACAATATCCGTCTTGCACAACGAAAGGGAATAGAAGTCCGCCAGGTTGGGAGAGACTACCTGGATACCTTCTACTCACTGTATGAGGAGACCTGTGTACGAAACCGGATAACCTTGCACGATCGCTCATATTTTGATGCACTGTACCGTGCAGAAGATGAGGGAGCTGAAATTGTACTTTTAATGGCTTTCTTTGATGGACTGCCGCTCAGTGCCATGTTTCTCAGTCGTTCAGCACGCCGTGCAACCTATCTCTATGGGGCCTCTTCCTCCAAGATGAGGAACTCCATGAGTACCTATGCCTTGCAGTGGCATGCGATACAGTTGGCGAAGAGATGGGGATGTACTGAGTACGACCTCTTCGGGGTCGCTCCAACGGGGGGGATGAACCACCCGTTGAGTGGCCTTTATTCCTTCAAGAAAGGGTTTGGTGGGACCACATTCCATAGGATGGGTTGCTGGGACTTTGCGTATGACGAAGAACAAGCTTCGCAGTTATTTGCCTATGAGATGGTAGGAGAGGGGTATCACCTTCGCTGA
- the yqeB gene encoding selenium-dependent molybdenum cofactor biosynthesis protein YqeB — protein MKHTVFEAAAYLSEHKEDFVYATIIRTEGSTSRNQGSMVIDIKGRITGTVGGGELEAYVLSQSINLLSGDETYRHINFTVQMEDEVSVGVVYLFILRCTSDGERKAFIDFRRWESYELDHVFGLQLQPSVALLGLCEGGATIGDVHPTFLSYAQEALNKKSTTLVNTGSWTCHLSLPVNYHNLLLIGGGHVNQAIAELAHFVGIPTQVVETREDFATEDLFTFSKKREVAPTLAEALNNIDTNEYTACIIASHAFGPETTKLLLERNIAYLGVLGSRHKAKKLLASLTLDQNDLKRLHCPIGLDIGTETPQEIALSVLSEVMKVFNNRSGQSLKHKANKMIVVRGGGDLATGVILRLFRAGYYVLVLETEQPTVIRRTVSIAQAMYSDTVTIEGVKASRCKDLKDAYAKMDAGIIPILADPKGEQIKRIKPVCVVDAIMAKKNIGTTITDAPLVIALGPGFVAKQDCDLVIETMRGHSLAKILREGSAMPNTGIPGVIGGYGKERVIHSPAEGVFYSDHQIGDMVKQGEVIAKVGGVAVIATIDGKLRGLLNNGLKVPEHFKIADIDPRGEHADHTTVSEKAMAIGGAVLEAVDGFLSRA, from the coding sequence ATGAAACATACAGTATTCGAAGCAGCAGCATACTTGAGTGAACACAAAGAGGACTTTGTGTATGCCACCATCATCAGGACCGAAGGATCCACCAGCAGGAACCAAGGGTCCATGGTCATCGACATAAAAGGGAGGATTACCGGAACTGTTGGCGGAGGAGAACTCGAGGCATACGTACTCAGCCAGTCCATCAACTTGCTCAGCGGTGACGAGACATACCGACATATCAACTTCACCGTCCAGATGGAAGACGAGGTGAGTGTCGGTGTCGTCTATCTCTTCATCCTCCGCTGCACCTCTGATGGTGAACGGAAAGCCTTCATCGATTTTCGGCGGTGGGAGTCGTATGAGCTTGACCATGTATTTGGTCTTCAGTTGCAACCATCAGTGGCTTTGCTCGGACTCTGTGAAGGAGGTGCTACCATCGGGGATGTGCATCCTACATTCCTCAGTTACGCCCAGGAGGCACTCAACAAGAAAAGTACCACCTTGGTGAATACCGGCTCTTGGACCTGTCATCTCAGTCTCCCGGTGAACTACCACAACCTCCTTTTGATCGGGGGAGGGCATGTAAACCAAGCAATTGCGGAACTCGCCCATTTTGTAGGGATTCCCACCCAGGTGGTTGAAACTCGTGAAGACTTTGCCACAGAAGATCTCTTTACCTTTTCAAAGAAACGTGAGGTTGCCCCAACCCTTGCTGAAGCGCTGAACAATATCGATACCAATGAGTATACAGCTTGTATTATTGCAAGCCATGCCTTTGGCCCTGAAACCACCAAATTGCTCCTTGAGAGGAACATTGCCTATCTTGGGGTACTGGGCTCCAGACACAAAGCAAAGAAATTGCTTGCTTCCCTCACCCTTGACCAGAATGATCTGAAGCGATTGCACTGCCCTATTGGACTTGATATCGGCACGGAAACACCGCAGGAGATTGCACTCTCCGTACTCAGTGAGGTGATGAAGGTATTCAACAACCGCAGCGGGCAGAGCCTCAAGCATAAGGCAAACAAGATGATCGTGGTCCGTGGAGGTGGTGATCTAGCGACAGGGGTCATCCTCCGGCTTTTCAGAGCAGGGTATTATGTCCTGGTTCTGGAAACCGAACAACCTACCGTTATCAGGAGAACAGTCAGTATTGCACAGGCAATGTATAGCGATACGGTGACCATAGAAGGAGTGAAAGCATCCCGTTGCAAGGATCTGAAGGATGCCTATGCAAAGATGGATGCAGGCATCATACCTATCCTGGCAGACCCGAAAGGAGAACAGATCAAGAGAATAAAGCCCGTCTGTGTGGTGGATGCCATCATGGCTAAGAAGAATATCGGCACCACCATCACCGATGCTCCGCTGGTAATCGCCCTTGGACCTGGGTTTGTAGCAAAACAGGATTGTGACCTAGTCATCGAGACCATGAGAGGTCATAGCCTCGCAAAAATCCTGAGAGAAGGTTCAGCGATGCCCAATACCGGAATCCCAGGGGTCATCGGTGGATATGGCAAAGAACGAGTGATCCACAGCCCTGCAGAGGGAGTCTTCTACAGTGACCACCAAATCGGGGATATGGTAAAGCAAGGTGAGGTGATTGCAAAGGTTGGAGGGGTAGCTGTCATTGCAACCATTGACGGAAAGCTCAGGGGCTTACTGAACAATGGTCTGAAGGTCCCCGAGCACTTCAAGATCGCTGATATTGACCCACGTGGCGAGCATGCCGACCATACCACGGTAAGTGAGAAAGCCATGGCAATCGGTGGGGCTGTTCTGGAAGCTGTGGACGGATTCCTCAGCAGAGCCTAA
- the yqeC gene encoding selenium cofactor biosynthesis protein YqeC produces the protein MVTLITSLQKHFQGSESCICITGSGGKTTALIQLAHAYAAEMKRVLVSTTTKVLYPEDRDYHCDRYFWDKEVFSYQCKKGERVFYARRGPIKAEAPPTEDLERLKEHYDVLLLEADGARGMGLKLHCERDPVVPEFTTATLAIASFSVFGKRLSEHCFGCESLTDHLIDEKTFSLLLTHPEGIQKRMKGTRAILFNQAERADRSKIKNIRRLFPDLPLFFGSLEENVLIERKIP, from the coding sequence ATGGTGACATTGATTACATCCCTGCAGAAGCACTTTCAAGGTAGTGAGAGCTGTATCTGCATTACGGGAAGCGGGGGGAAAACCACTGCTTTGATACAGCTCGCTCATGCATACGCAGCTGAGATGAAGCGGGTCCTTGTCTCCACCACCACGAAAGTACTTTACCCTGAAGACAGGGACTATCATTGTGACCGTTACTTCTGGGATAAGGAGGTATTCTCCTATCAATGCAAGAAGGGAGAGCGGGTTTTCTACGCAAGACGTGGGCCCATCAAGGCAGAAGCACCGCCTACTGAAGACCTTGAACGGCTGAAAGAACACTATGATGTGCTCTTGTTGGAAGCAGATGGGGCTCGCGGGATGGGTCTGAAACTGCATTGTGAGCGTGATCCGGTGGTACCGGAATTTACTACCGCTACCTTGGCAATTGCTTCTTTTTCCGTCTTCGGTAAGCGACTCAGTGAACACTGTTTCGGCTGTGAATCGTTGACTGACCATCTCATCGATGAAAAGACCTTTTCCCTGTTGCTGACTCATCCCGAAGGTATTCAGAAACGAATGAAAGGCACACGTGCTATACTTTTCAACCAGGCAGAGAGAGCCGACCGAAGCAAGATCAAGAACATACGAAGATTGTTCCCTGATCTGCCTTTGTTTTTCGGTTCCCTTGAAGAAAACGTTCTTATAGAAAGGAAAATACCATGA
- a CDS encoding XdhC/CoxI family protein — MDRQHYYSQLLSALKHDIVERRTILQGPYTGDEAILQNSKIIASLERGEHDWNEPSLLRERLSSDVHLVIFGGGHIALDLYHLAIDLALRVTIVDDRPEFCNEERFPQATCLCAPFEEVLGSPQSWIRPYFIITTRGHAYDRHCLEKTLRLPHSYIGMIGSKKKVANTFDALRDANYSEAELASVKAPIGLDIGAVTSSEIALSILAEVISTYRKKEQAVRIDEQLLARQATGERHILVRVVEKHGSAPCEVGFQLALFADRTLMGTVGGGEIEARAIKEAQKMLLDDKMLDHTVRYDLSNERAGSIGMICGGVATLLFQRR, encoded by the coding sequence ATGGATAGGCAACACTACTACTCACAACTGCTTAGTGCATTGAAACATGATATTGTTGAGCGCAGGACAATCCTGCAGGGACCTTACACAGGGGATGAGGCGATCCTGCAGAACAGCAAAATTATCGCCAGCCTCGAGAGAGGCGAGCATGACTGGAATGAACCCAGCCTTCTCAGAGAGCGCCTTTCCAGCGATGTGCACCTAGTCATCTTTGGCGGTGGTCACATTGCCCTCGATCTCTACCATCTTGCAATCGATCTCGCTTTACGGGTCACGATCGTCGATGATCGCCCAGAATTCTGCAACGAGGAACGGTTTCCCCAGGCAACCTGTCTCTGTGCCCCGTTTGAAGAGGTGCTAGGGAGTCCTCAATCGTGGATCAGACCGTACTTCATTATCACCACCAGAGGGCATGCCTATGATAGGCACTGCCTGGAGAAAACACTGCGCCTTCCCCACTCCTATATAGGCATGATCGGTAGCAAAAAAAAGGTTGCAAACACCTTTGATGCTCTACGCGATGCAAACTACAGTGAAGCAGAACTTGCTTCTGTAAAAGCTCCCATCGGTCTGGATATCGGGGCAGTGACTTCTTCAGAAATTGCTCTCTCCATTCTAGCAGAGGTCATCAGTACATACCGCAAGAAGGAGCAAGCAGTCAGGATCGATGAACAGTTGCTTGCCCGCCAGGCAACCGGGGAGCGCCACATTCTCGTCCGCGTAGTGGAAAAACATGGATCAGCCCCATGTGAAGTCGGTTTTCAGTTAGCACTGTTTGCTGACAGGACCCTGATGGGGACAGTTGGTGGTGGGGAGATTGAGGCAAGGGCGATCAAAGAGGCACAAAAAATGCTCCTGGATGATAAAATGTTAGACCATACGGTACGTTACGATTTGAGTAATGAACGTGCTGGCAGTATTGGGATGATCTGCGGAGGTGTGGCAACCCTGCTGTTTCAGCGAAGGTGA